One genomic window of Paenisporosarcina antarctica includes the following:
- a CDS encoding fructose bisphosphate aldolase, with the protein MRKEQVDFIKNGKGFIAALDQSGGSTPKALKLYGVPEDAYSTEEEMFGLIHEMRTRVITAPAFSSDSILGAILFEQTMDRKVEDDYTADYLWEKKGVVPFLKIDKGLAEEVDGVQMMKLISNLDETLQRANERNIFGTKMRSVIKVANPEGIKKVVAQQFEIGKQILAAGLMPIIEPEVDIHSKDKEKSEELLKEEIVNQLDTLSENQNVMLKLTIPTVDNFYKELIDHPRVLRVVALSGGYAREEANVKLAANHGLIASFSRALSEGLYADQSEEEFNTRLKDSIKGIYEASIT; encoded by the coding sequence ATGCGAAAAGAACAAGTGGATTTTATCAAAAACGGAAAAGGTTTTATTGCTGCACTCGACCAAAGTGGCGGCAGTACGCCAAAAGCGTTAAAGCTTTATGGCGTCCCTGAAGATGCATATTCCACTGAAGAGGAAATGTTCGGTCTCATCCATGAAATGAGAACGCGCGTTATTACCGCACCTGCCTTCAGTTCGGATTCTATCCTCGGTGCGATTCTATTCGAACAAACGATGGACCGTAAAGTCGAAGACGACTATACGGCAGATTATTTATGGGAAAAGAAAGGCGTTGTTCCCTTCTTAAAAATCGATAAAGGATTGGCAGAAGAAGTTGACGGCGTTCAAATGATGAAGCTTATTTCCAACTTAGATGAGACTTTACAACGAGCTAACGAGAGAAATATTTTCGGAACTAAAATGCGTTCTGTCATTAAAGTAGCAAATCCTGAAGGGATCAAAAAAGTGGTTGCCCAGCAATTTGAGATTGGCAAACAGATTCTAGCAGCTGGGTTGATGCCGATCATTGAACCTGAAGTGGATATCCACAGTAAGGACAAAGAAAAGTCTGAAGAACTATTAAAAGAAGAGATTGTAAATCAATTGGATACTTTAAGCGAAAACCAAAACGTCATGTTAAAGTTGACCATTCCAACAGTCGACAACTTCTATAAAGAATTAATCGATCATCCACGAGTACTGAGAGTGGTTGCCCTTTCTGGCGGTTATGCACGTGAAGAAGCAAATGTGAAATTAGCAGCCAACCATGGTTTGATTGCAAGCTTCTCAAGAGCTTTATCTGAAGGGTTATATGCAGATCAGTCAGAAGAAGAATTCAATACACGCCTGAAAGATTCGATTAAAGGAATCTATGAGGCATCTATAACGTAA
- the safA gene encoding SafA/ExsA family spore coat assembly protein, translating into MLKKLGKVTIASVISISLLFPISAMANSSYTVVSGDSLWKIAVKTQTGVQELIDSNTQLANSNLIYPGQTINIPTKEQASVEQEVTRLVNVERAKVGLPALKNDWELARVAEFKSQDMHDKNYFSHTSPTYGSPFTMMKNFGITYKSAGENIAQGQRSAAEVVQAWMNSEGHKANILSKDFTHIGEGYVKDGNYWTQMFIKK; encoded by the coding sequence ATGTTAAAAAAATTAGGTAAAGTTACTATTGCTTCAGTTATATCTATATCTTTATTATTTCCAATCAGCGCTATGGCGAATAGTTCATATACAGTAGTTTCAGGAGATTCTCTTTGGAAAATTGCTGTGAAAACACAAACGGGTGTTCAGGAATTAATAGACTCAAATACACAGCTTGCTAATTCAAATCTTATCTACCCTGGACAAACGATTAATATTCCTACAAAAGAACAAGCTAGTGTAGAGCAAGAAGTGACTAGACTCGTAAATGTCGAAAGAGCAAAAGTTGGACTTCCAGCCTTGAAGAATGATTGGGAGCTTGCAAGAGTGGCAGAGTTTAAGTCTCAAGATATGCATGACAAAAATTACTTCAGCCATACAAGTCCAACATACGGTTCACCGTTTACAATGATGAAAAACTTTGGCATTACTTATAAATCGGCCGGTGAAAACATTGCGCAAGGTCAAAGAAGCGCAGCTGAGGTAGTGCAAGCATGGATGAATAGCGAAGGTCATAAAGCGAATATCCTGAGCAAAGACTTTACTCATATTGGAGAAGGATATGTGAAGGACGGCAATTACTGGACACAAATGTTTATTAAAAAATAA
- the pgeF gene encoding peptidoglycan editing factor PgeF, translated as MKANIFVNNEKFIAGMTIKDNAEHENNNMALHACENPDHIVENRKKLAAYLHCELDDFVCTDQTHSSNFHRVTLDDKGQGAFRKDTAIANTDALYTFESNVLLCSFAADCVPVIFYNEVNGIIGVIHSGWQGTVKEISLQLFEHLKQVEQCNPNDFQVQIGAALSQEKFEVDEGVYIKFKDLGYADDFMYYNDQTRKYHIDNQQTVKKQCELAGIPAEQITIDHTCTYVSPDGFSYRQDKKSGRHLSFIMKKDA; from the coding sequence ATGAAAGCAAACATATTCGTAAACAATGAGAAATTTATAGCTGGAATGACCATTAAAGATAATGCAGAACATGAAAACAACAACATGGCACTTCATGCCTGTGAAAACCCCGATCATATAGTGGAAAATCGTAAGAAATTAGCTGCTTACTTACATTGCGAGCTAGATGATTTCGTTTGTACCGACCAAACACATAGCTCGAATTTCCATAGAGTAACGCTTGATGACAAAGGGCAAGGCGCTTTTAGAAAAGATACCGCTATTGCGAATACAGACGCCCTGTATACGTTTGAGTCAAATGTGTTATTATGCAGTTTTGCTGCCGATTGTGTCCCTGTGATTTTTTACAATGAAGTGAATGGCATCATTGGCGTAATTCATTCCGGTTGGCAAGGGACGGTCAAAGAAATCTCCCTACAATTATTTGAGCACTTAAAACAAGTTGAACAGTGTAACCCAAATGATTTTCAAGTCCAGATTGGTGCAGCTTTGAGCCAGGAAAAATTCGAAGTTGATGAAGGTGTGTATATAAAATTCAAAGACCTTGGCTATGCCGATGATTTTATGTATTACAATGACCAAACTCGCAAATATCACATCGACAATCAGCAAACCGTGAAAAAGCAATGTGAGTTAGCAGGCATCCCAGCTGAGCAAATTACGATTGATCATACCTGTACGTATGTAAGCCCCGATGGTTTCTCTTATCGTCAAGACAAAAAAAGCGGAAGACATCTGAGTTTTATTATGAAAAAGGACGCATGA
- a CDS encoding MEDS domain-containing protein, producing MKSKMNQLFEDQKNVHVLYSFNEIENYLKQILSYIEDGIEAGDYVILIENDRLYPMIHKELCTRLTKDQMDYIHFVNSFDFYYSSGSYHPPAIVEYFNKTVQPYVENKRSFRAWAHVEWATMEEPLHIIEDLEKIIDKAVNQLSFPLICAYEGKRMPDYLKKILMETHPYVLMEDDFIVSEQYQPSNVVK from the coding sequence ATGAAAAGCAAAATGAATCAGTTGTTTGAGGACCAAAAAAATGTTCATGTGCTGTATTCGTTTAATGAGATAGAAAATTACCTTAAACAGATTTTGAGTTATATCGAAGATGGTATTGAGGCAGGAGATTACGTTATTCTTATTGAAAATGACCGTCTTTATCCTATGATTCACAAGGAACTGTGTACACGGTTAACGAAAGATCAAATGGACTACATTCACTTTGTAAACAGCTTCGATTTCTATTATTCAAGTGGCAGTTATCATCCTCCTGCAATCGTTGAATACTTTAACAAAACAGTACAGCCCTACGTGGAAAATAAAAGATCTTTTCGAGCATGGGCACATGTAGAGTGGGCGACTATGGAAGAGCCGCTGCATATCATCGAAGATTTAGAGAAAATAATAGACAAAGCAGTAAATCAGCTGTCGTTTCCACTAATTTGTGCGTACGAAGGAAAGAGAATGCCAGACTACCTCAAAAAGATTTTAATGGAAACACATCCTTATGTTCTAATGGAAGATGATTTCATCGTTTCTGAACAATACCAGCCATCGAATGTTGTGAAATAA
- a CDS encoding L-lactate dehydrogenase: MKKEKISSVAVIGTGYVGSSYAFALMNQGIVDELIMIDVNKEKAIGEVMDLNHGKVFTPDSTNILFGEYKDCADVDLVVICAGANQKPGETRLDLVDKNLNIFKTIVENVMASGFDGIFLVATNPVDILTYATWHYSGLPKGRVIGSGTILDTARFRYLIGDYFKIAPKNVHAYIIGEHGDSELPVYSSADVGGIPILKMIERQEQYKKEDLDEIFINVRDAAYKIIEGKGATYYGIAMGLARITKAILNNENGVLTVSAHLDGQYGEKNVYMGVPAIINRSGIREIVELELNEEEQQKFQHSADVLKAILAPHFEEVK; encoded by the coding sequence ATGAAAAAAGAAAAAATAAGCAGTGTCGCAGTAATTGGAACAGGATATGTAGGGTCAAGCTACGCCTTTGCTCTTATGAACCAAGGAATTGTAGATGAGTTGATTATGATTGATGTAAATAAAGAAAAAGCAATCGGTGAGGTAATGGATCTGAATCATGGGAAAGTATTCACCCCAGATTCAACAAATATTCTCTTTGGAGAGTATAAAGATTGTGCAGATGTAGATTTAGTTGTTATTTGTGCAGGAGCAAACCAAAAACCAGGAGAAACACGACTTGACCTTGTGGATAAAAATCTGAATATTTTTAAAACAATTGTCGAGAATGTCATGGCAAGCGGATTTGATGGCATCTTTCTTGTCGCAACCAATCCCGTTGACATCTTAACGTACGCTACATGGCATTATAGTGGGTTACCGAAAGGACGAGTCATCGGATCTGGTACCATTCTTGATACAGCCCGTTTCCGATACTTAATAGGTGATTACTTTAAAATCGCACCAAAAAATGTGCATGCGTATATCATCGGAGAACACGGTGACAGCGAGTTACCTGTTTATAGTTCTGCAGACGTAGGTGGTATTCCCATTTTGAAAATGATTGAACGCCAAGAACAGTATAAAAAAGAAGATTTAGATGAGATTTTCATTAATGTGCGGGATGCAGCCTACAAAATCATCGAAGGAAAAGGTGCTACTTACTACGGCATCGCCATGGGACTTGCGCGAATTACAAAAGCCATTTTAAACAATGAAAATGGCGTGTTAACTGTATCTGCTCATCTGGATGGCCAGTATGGTGAAAAGAATGTATACATGGGTGTCCCCGCAATCATAAATCGGAGTGGAATCCGAGAAATTGTCGAATTAGAACTCAATGAAGAAGAACAACAAAAATTCCAACACAGCGCAGATGTCTTAAAAGCCATTTTGGCGCCTCACTTTGAGGAAGTAAAATAA